In Arthrobacter citreus, a single genomic region encodes these proteins:
- the metG gene encoding methionine--tRNA ligase, translating into MSNKTFYITTPIYYPSGKLHIGHAYTTVAGDAMARYKRLQGFDVFYLTGTDEHGQKIQRKAEELNVSPQEYLDNIVVGIKDLWTKLDISYDDFIRTTENRHKEVVEKIFKQLLDQGDIYLDEYEGWYSVPDETFYTETQIVDPIHNEEGKIVGGKSPDSGHPVELVKEESYFFKMSKYADRLLKYYEENPEFIQPESRKNEMINNFIKPGLEDLAVSRTSFDWGVKVPGNAKHVIYVWIDALSNYITALGYGSDQEENYKKYWPANVHLVGKEIVRFHTIYWPIMLMALDLPLPKKVFAHGWLLMKDGKMSKSKGNVVDPVVLIDRYGLDALRYYLLREVPFGSDGIFTPEGFVDRINFDLANDLGNLLNRTIAMIEKYFNGKIPSVNGTVTDFDESLQQMAKSTKESVEAAMDNMEFSVALTNIWQFVSRTNKYIDETQPWVLAKDESRVQELASVMAHLAESLRHVGILLKPFLTQTPTKIFTQLGLTEEGILSWDRLNEFGAISGGTKVQKGDPIFPRLETEVEVAYIKEQMQGTVKPVEEEKVEEEAIPEITIDEFFKVQLKVAEVKEAGSVKGAKKLLKLQLDLGNESRQVVSGIAEHYKPEDLIGKKVICVTNLKPVKLRGELSEGMILAGSIEGKLSLATIDQSLPNGTIIK; encoded by the coding sequence ATGAGTAATAAAACTTTTTATATTACAACCCCAATTTATTATCCGAGCGGAAAACTACATATAGGTCATGCGTATACAACTGTTGCTGGGGATGCAATGGCTAGATATAAAAGACTTCAAGGCTTCGATGTTTTTTATTTAACGGGTACAGATGAACATGGTCAAAAAATTCAACGTAAAGCTGAGGAGTTAAATGTATCGCCTCAAGAATACTTGGATAATATTGTTGTTGGTATTAAAGACCTTTGGACCAAATTAGATATCTCATACGACGATTTTATTCGTACAACAGAAAACAGACATAAAGAAGTTGTTGAAAAGATTTTCAAACAATTACTTGATCAAGGTGATATTTATTTGGACGAGTACGAAGGATGGTATTCAGTTCCAGATGAGACATTCTATACTGAGACACAGATAGTTGATCCTATTCATAATGAAGAAGGAAAAATTGTTGGTGGAAAGAGTCCTGATAGTGGCCATCCAGTAGAGTTAGTTAAGGAAGAGTCATACTTCTTTAAAATGAGTAAATATGCCGACCGATTATTGAAGTATTATGAAGAGAACCCAGAATTTATTCAACCTGAATCAAGAAAAAACGAAATGATCAATAATTTCATTAAACCAGGTTTAGAGGATCTAGCTGTTTCTCGTACTTCATTTGACTGGGGTGTAAAAGTACCTGGTAATGCTAAACATGTTATTTATGTTTGGATTGATGCGTTATCTAACTATATTACAGCACTAGGATATGGATCAGACCAAGAAGAAAACTATAAAAAGTATTGGCCAGCGAATGTACACTTAGTTGGTAAAGAGATTGTTCGTTTCCATACGATTTATTGGCCAATTATGCTAATGGCATTAGATTTACCATTACCTAAAAAGGTATTTGCTCATGGATGGTTATTAATGAAAGACGGTAAGATGAGTAAGTCAAAAGGGAATGTTGTAGACCCAGTAGTACTAATCGACCGATATGGCTTAGATGCGTTAAGATATTACTTATTACGCGAAGTTCCTTTTGGATCAGATGGAATATTTACGCCGGAAGGTTTCGTTGACAGAATTAATTTTGACTTAGCAAATGATTTAGGTAACTTATTAAATAGAACAATTGCAATGATTGAAAAGTATTTTAATGGAAAGATTCCTTCAGTAAATGGAACAGTTACGGACTTTGATGAGAGTCTTCAACAAATGGCGAAGAGCACAAAAGAATCTGTGGAAGCTGCAATGGATAACATGGAATTCTCAGTTGCATTAACAAATATTTGGCAGTTTGTTAGCCGTACGAATAAATATATTGATGAGACGCAACCATGGGTGCTAGCAAAGGATGAAAGCCGTGTACAAGAGCTAGCTTCTGTAATGGCGCATTTAGCTGAATCTTTACGTCATGTTGGAATTTTATTAAAACCTTTCTTAACTCAAACACCAACAAAAATATTCACTCAGTTAGGACTAACTGAAGAAGGAATATTATCATGGGATAGACTAAATGAGTTTGGAGCAATTAGTGGAGGAACAAAAGTCCAAAAGGGTGACCCAATTTTCCCTCGTTTAGAGACAGAAGTTGAAGTTGCATATATTAAAGAGCAAATGCAAGGTACTGTAAAACCTGTGGAAGAAGAGAAAGTTGAAGAAGAAGCTATTCCAGAAATCACAATTGATGAATTTTTCAAAGTTCAACTAAAGGTTGCTGAAGTAAAAGAAGCTGGTTCAGTAAAAGGGGCAAAAAAACTTCTTAAACTTCAATTAGATTTAGGAAATGAATCAAGACAAGTTGTTTCAGGTATAGCTGAACACTATAAACCAGAAGACTTAATTGGTAAAAAAGTGATTTGTGTAACGAATTTAAAACCTGTAAAGCTAAGAGGCGAACTTTCTGAAGGAATGATTCTTGCGGGAAGTATTGAAGGTAAACTATCACTTGCAACAATTGACCAATCATTACCGAACGGTACGATTATTAAATAA
- the rnmV gene encoding ribonuclease M5 has translation MKIKEIIVVEGKDDTAAIKRAVDADTIETSGSAINKDTLKLIKHAQETRGVIVFTDPDYPGQRIRSIIKEHVPGCKHAFLPKEEAVRSGKKGLGIEHATRESIRNALIHVKQEFIEVESEITKEDLIDAGLIGHPSSSIRRDKLGKILNIGYTNGKQLEKRLQMFQISKDEFGQAVKKVLMEEK, from the coding sequence ATGAAAATTAAAGAAATCATTGTTGTTGAAGGTAAAGATGATACAGCGGCAATTAAAAGAGCTGTGGATGCAGATACAATTGAAACAAGTGGTTCTGCTATAAATAAGGATACTTTAAAATTAATAAAGCATGCTCAGGAGACTAGGGGAGTAATTGTATTTACAGATCCCGATTATCCTGGCCAACGAATACGTTCTATTATAAAAGAACATGTACCAGGATGTAAGCATGCATTTTTACCAAAGGAAGAAGCTGTTCGTTCAGGTAAAAAAGGATTAGGAATCGAGCACGCTACTAGAGAATCTATTCGTAATGCCTTAATTCATGTTAAGCAAGAATTTATCGAAGTTGAATCTGAAATTACGAAAGAAGATTTAATCGATGCAGGATTAATTGGACATCCTTCATCAAGCATAAGACGAGATAAACTTGGTAAAATTCTTAATATAGGCTATACAAACGGAAAACAACTAGAGAAAAGACTGCAAATGTTTCAAATTTCAAAAGACGAATTTGGACAAGCAGTAAAAAAAGTTTTAATGGAGGAAAAGTAA
- a CDS encoding AbrB/MazE/SpoVT family DNA-binding domain-containing protein — protein MKSTGIVRKVDELGRVVIPIELRRTLNITERDTLEIFVQDDRIILKKYEPNMTCMMTGEISKNNLEVADGKIVLSKKGAELLKFEIEQFIADHN, from the coding sequence ATGAAATCTACAGGAATTGTCCGTAAGGTAGACGAGCTTGGTCGCGTAGTAATCCCAATTGAACTTAGAAGAACATTAAACATCACTGAAAGAGACACACTTGAAATATTTGTTCAAGATGATCGAATTATCCTAAAAAAATATGAGCCTAATATGACTTGTATGATGACTGGAGAAATATCTAAAAATAATCTTGAGGTTGCTGATGGCAAAATTGTATTAAGTAAAAAAGGAGCAGAGCTCTTAAAATTCGAAATTGAACAATTTATAGCTGATCATAATTAA
- the yabG gene encoding sporulation peptidase YabG: MNINIGDIVERASYKYDLVFRVVEVKQIGDEVTAILYGDDFRLIADAPLSDLRVIIESEYREKGKRSSVQIEENYKLFKKENQEQKEKRRFQATNGFRTDVNLFQIPGRVLHIDGDPVYLKKCLEMYNKMGVPVEGIYCKETELPTKIGHYIDHYRPDILVVTGHDAYTKAKGVVTDLEAYRHSRYFVDAVKEARKKVPSLDQLVIFAGACQSHFEAIIRAGANFASSPTRVNIHALDPVYVVGKISFTSFMDRVNVYEVVRNTITGEKGLGGVETKGILRTGLPFQSMDEE, from the coding sequence GTGAATATTAATATAGGAGATATTGTAGAACGAGCATCTTATAAATATGACTTAGTTTTTCGAGTAGTAGAGGTAAAACAAATCGGAGATGAAGTCACTGCTATTTTATATGGTGACGATTTTCGTTTAATAGCTGATGCGCCTTTATCCGACCTGCGAGTAATTATTGAATCAGAATATCGAGAAAAAGGCAAAAGATCATCTGTTCAAATTGAAGAAAACTATAAATTGTTTAAGAAAGAAAATCAAGAACAAAAAGAGAAAAGACGGTTTCAAGCAACTAATGGATTTCGAACAGATGTAAATCTTTTTCAAATTCCAGGTCGGGTTCTTCACATTGATGGAGATCCAGTTTACTTAAAAAAATGTCTTGAAATGTATAATAAGATGGGCGTTCCAGTTGAAGGGATCTATTGTAAGGAAACAGAATTACCGACGAAAATCGGTCATTATATAGATCATTATCGTCCTGATATTTTAGTTGTTACTGGTCATGACGCATATACAAAGGCAAAAGGTGTTGTGACTGATTTAGAAGCATACCGACATTCAAGATATTTTGTTGATGCTGTAAAAGAAGCAAGAAAAAAAGTACCTTCCTTAGATCAGCTTGTTATTTTTGCTGGTGCGTGCCAATCGCATTTTGAAGCGATTATACGTGCTGGAGCAAACTTTGCAAGCTCACCAACTAGGGTCAATATACACGCTTTAGATCCAGTTTATGTAGTCGGAAAAATAAGCTTTACATCCTTTATGGATAGGGTAAATGTTTACGAAGTGGTACGTAATACAATTACGGGTGAAAAAGGTCTAGGAGGAGTAGAAACAAAAGGAATACTAAGAACTGGGCTTCCGTTTCAATCAATGGATGAGGAATAG
- the rsmA gene encoding 16S rRNA (adenine(1518)-N(6)/adenine(1519)-N(6))-dimethyltransferase RsmA: MKDIATPSRTKEILAKYDFFFKKSFGQNFLIDTNILENIVSYADLTEESCAIEIGPGIGALTEQIAKRAKKVLAFEIDNRLIPILEDTLSQYDNIQIINEDVLKADVEKAINEYLPNENDIMVVANLPYYVTTPIIMKLLTEGLPIRGIVCMLQKEVADRIAAKPGTKDYGSLSIAIQFYTQASTVMTVPRTVFMPQPNVDSAVIKLIKRDKPAAEVVDESFFFEVVRASFAQRRKTLNNNLLNNFSQLKKDKSILEACLLEAGIEGTRRGETLSIQEFGTLSNILYKHLK; this comes from the coding sequence ATGAAGGATATCGCAACTCCTAGTCGTACGAAAGAGATATTAGCAAAGTACGATTTCTTCTTTAAGAAGAGCTTTGGACAAAATTTCCTAATTGATACAAATATACTTGAGAACATTGTAAGTTATGCAGATTTAACAGAAGAAAGTTGTGCAATTGAAATTGGACCGGGAATTGGAGCATTAACTGAGCAGATTGCTAAACGCGCTAAAAAAGTATTAGCCTTTGAAATAGATAATAGATTAATTCCAATCTTAGAAGATACCCTTTCACAGTACGATAATATACAAATCATTAACGAAGATGTATTAAAGGCGGATGTTGAGAAGGCAATCAATGAATATTTACCAAATGAGAATGATATTATGGTAGTCGCAAACTTGCCATATTATGTAACAACGCCAATTATCATGAAGCTATTAACAGAAGGTTTACCAATTAGAGGGATTGTATGTATGCTACAAAAAGAAGTAGCAGATCGTATCGCTGCAAAACCAGGAACAAAAGATTATGGATCATTATCAATTGCGATTCAGTTCTATACACAAGCTTCAACAGTTATGACTGTACCTAGAACGGTATTCATGCCACAGCCAAACGTTGATTCCGCTGTTATTAAGCTAATAAAACGTGACAAACCAGCAGCAGAGGTTGTAGATGAATCATTCTTTTTTGAGGTAGTCAGAGCGAGCTTTGCCCAAAGAAGAAAAACATTAAATAATAATTTATTAAATAATTTCTCTCAACTGAAGAAGGATAAATCGATTCTTGAAGCTTGTCTTTTAGAAGCCGGTATCGAAGGAACTAGAAGAGGGGAAACATTATCAATTCAAGAATTTGGTACATTAAGTAATATTCTATACAAACATTTAAAATAA
- a CDS encoding DUF348 domain-containing protein: MIDANRLLSRLGSSKKLAVQLAGALVFTGSVGTGAYEGLKEQVTLEVDGNKQVIQTHASTVAELLKEQNFKITNEDEVYPSAKTKISDDMDITVHLAKPVKLTIDGQEQVIMTTAQTVKELLKDQNINIKPDDVIMPALSTPLEENGKVSYEKAFPMVLNDGGVSKKVFATSTTVADFLEKQNITLNEFDRVEPGAGEMIKQNDTVRVIRVEKVNDVVEEPVDFKVKEKEDSSMHKGESSVISEGVKGLVKRNFELIKENGKVVSKTLVDETLLKDPVDRVVAVGTKTVPSSSALVKSSAPKSNSKVKEMYVEATAYSPYDAGMSGTTALGINVRKNPNTKLIAVDPNVIPLGSKVWVEGYGVAIAGDTGGAIKGKRIDILMPTKNECFNFGRRTVKIRIIH, translated from the coding sequence GTGATAGACGCGAATAGGTTACTTTCTAGACTTGGGAGTAGTAAAAAACTAGCAGTACAACTTGCAGGAGCTTTAGTTTTCACTGGATCAGTAGGTACAGGAGCATATGAGGGACTTAAAGAACAAGTAACTCTTGAGGTAGACGGGAATAAACAGGTTATTCAAACACATGCAAGTACTGTGGCTGAATTATTGAAAGAACAAAATTTTAAAATTACAAATGAAGATGAAGTATATCCGTCAGCCAAAACGAAAATATCAGATGATATGGATATTACAGTACATCTAGCAAAACCTGTTAAACTTACGATCGACGGGCAGGAACAAGTCATTATGACAACTGCTCAAACGGTAAAAGAATTATTAAAAGATCAAAATATTAATATTAAGCCTGATGATGTAATAATGCCTGCACTTTCGACACCGTTAGAGGAAAATGGTAAGGTATCTTACGAGAAAGCATTCCCTATGGTTTTAAATGACGGAGGAGTTTCTAAAAAAGTTTTTGCAACTTCGACTACTGTCGCTGACTTTTTAGAAAAGCAGAACATTACTTTAAACGAATTTGACCGAGTTGAACCAGGTGCTGGAGAAATGATCAAACAAAACGATACAGTTCGAGTTATCCGTGTCGAAAAAGTCAACGATGTGGTGGAAGAGCCTGTAGATTTTAAAGTTAAAGAAAAAGAGGATTCTTCTATGCATAAAGGTGAATCTTCGGTCATTTCAGAAGGTGTAAAAGGTCTTGTTAAACGTAACTTCGAATTAATTAAGGAAAATGGTAAAGTAGTTTCTAAAACACTTGTTGACGAAACTCTATTAAAGGATCCGGTTGATCGTGTAGTTGCAGTTGGAACAAAGACTGTACCGTCATCTAGTGCATTAGTAAAATCTAGTGCTCCAAAATCAAATAGTAAGGTAAAAGAAATGTATGTTGAAGCAACTGCATATTCGCCTTATGATGCTGGTATGTCAGGTACAACAGCTTTAGGTATTAATGTTCGCAAAAATCCTAATACGAAGCTAATTGCCGTCGATCCAAACGTTATTCCATTAGGATCTAAAGTTTGGGTTGAAGGATATGGTGTTGCGATTGCTGGTGATACTGGTGGTGCAATTAAAGGGAAAAGAATTGATATTTTAATGCCTACAAAAAATGAGTGTTTTAATTTTGGTCGACGTACTGTAAAAATTCGTATCATTCATTAA
- a CDS encoding TatD family hydrolase, producing MLFDTHVHLNADQYKEDLEDVISRALEAGVVHQVVVGFDRPTITKAMELIEKYDFLYAAIGWHPVDAIDATEEDFNWIKELSKHPKVVAIGETGLDYYWDKSPKEIQKEVFRKQIQLAKECGLPIVIHNRDATEDIVTILKEENASEVGGIMHCFGGSVETAKECINMNFYISLGGPVTFKNAKKPKEVATEIPLENLLIETDCPYLTPHPYRGKRNEPSYVSLVAEEIARLKNISVEEVQKITFENACNIFQINK from the coding sequence ATGCTTTTTGATACACATGTACATTTAAATGCAGATCAATACAAAGAAGACCTTGAAGATGTAATTAGTAGAGCTCTTGAAGCAGGAGTTGTTCATCAAGTAGTTGTTGGTTTTGATCGACCGACAATTACGAAGGCTATGGAATTAATTGAGAAATATGACTTTCTTTATGCGGCAATTGGCTGGCATCCAGTCGATGCGATTGATGCAACTGAAGAAGATTTTAATTGGATTAAAGAACTTTCAAAGCATCCCAAAGTAGTAGCGATTGGTGAAACAGGATTAGATTACTACTGGGATAAGTCTCCAAAAGAAATTCAAAAAGAAGTATTTCGTAAACAAATTCAATTAGCAAAAGAATGCGGACTACCGATTGTTATACACAATCGTGACGCAACGGAAGACATTGTAACTATTTTAAAAGAAGAAAATGCATCAGAAGTAGGCGGAATAATGCACTGCTTCGGCGGAAGTGTGGAAACAGCAAAAGAATGTATTAATATGAACTTCTATATTTCATTAGGAGGACCAGTTACATTTAAAAATGCAAAAAAACCTAAAGAAGTTGCGACAGAAATTCCGTTAGAAAATCTATTAATCGAAACGGATTGTCCATACTTAACACCACATCCGTATAGAGGAAAAAGAAACGAACCTAGCTATGTATCACTTGTTGCTGAGGAAATTGCACGTTTAAAGAATATATCAGTCGAGGAAGTTCAAAAAATAACTTTCGAAAATGCGTGTAATATTTTTCAGATTAACAAATGA